In Methanobrevibacter sp., one DNA window encodes the following:
- a CDS encoding MATE family efflux transporter, with amino-acid sequence MEMNENVEMITGDPKKAINKLAWPLIASMFLIFLNNIVDSIWVAGLGPDPLAAIGYVTPLFMVLVGIGNGIGAGATSLISRFIGAERRDDANNAAIHSAILSVIVSLVLTVILLLSLESLLKIMGASAVLDYAMDYGMIVFLFTAPILIPPIFGGAFRAEGDVKRATLPIAIVAVINMILDPIFIYIFGWGISGAAFATGLAPIFGLCMMLYWIFIKKDTYLSYNKKDFHNDLTMYKDILAVGIPASLEQLIMSALAITVNFMLTIVSGSVAVAVYTAGWRVIALGLLPAIGVGTAAITVSGVAYGAKKYENIRTTLRYSVKLGLISSIIVCILLFVFANQVSYIFSYSEASAELLPLIAGFIQLMCLFILYVPFGASAGNVFQGLGKGTTSFILTTFREFVLVLAFAYLLGFVFNMGERGIYYGMLIGGFIGSVIAYGYIEYYVDRLIKGKVKGSRI; translated from the coding sequence ATGGAAATGAATGAAAATGTTGAAATGATTACAGGAGACCCTAAAAAGGCAATCAATAAGCTTGCTTGGCCTTTGATAGCCAGTATGTTTTTGATTTTTTTAAACAATATTGTAGATAGTATTTGGGTTGCAGGGCTTGGTCCGGATCCACTTGCTGCAATCGGATATGTCACACCGCTCTTCATGGTGCTTGTGGGAATTGGAAATGGTATCGGTGCAGGTGCAACTTCCCTTATTTCCCGTTTCATAGGTGCTGAAAGGCGAGATGATGCAAACAATGCAGCCATTCACTCTGCCATATTAAGTGTAATTGTTTCACTAGTTCTTACAGTCATTCTGCTCTTATCATTGGAATCTCTATTGAAGATTATGGGAGCAAGTGCCGTATTGGATTATGCTATGGATTATGGTATGATTGTATTCCTTTTCACTGCCCCTATCTTGATTCCACCTATTTTTGGAGGAGCCTTTAGGGCTGAAGGGGATGTCAAAAGAGCAACCTTGCCTATTGCCATTGTGGCAGTCATCAACATGATCTTAGACCCGATATTCATTTACATATTCGGTTGGGGAATTTCAGGTGCTGCTTTTGCAACAGGATTGGCCCCTATCTTCGGTCTTTGCATGATGCTTTATTGGATCTTCATTAAGAAAGACACATATTTATCCTATAATAAAAAGGATTTCCATAATGATTTGACTATGTATAAGGATATTCTGGCTGTAGGAATTCCAGCAAGTCTGGAACAATTGATCATGTCTGCACTTGCAATCACTGTTAATTTCATGCTCACTATAGTTTCAGGCTCTGTCGCAGTGGCGGTTTATACCGCAGGATGGAGAGTTATTGCCTTAGGACTATTGCCTGCTATCGGTGTTGGAACTGCGGCGATTACCGTTTCCGGTGTTGCATATGGTGCAAAGAAATATGAAAACATCAGAACCACCTTAAGATATTCAGTGAAGTTAGGTTTGATATCTTCCATTATCGTTTGCATATTGCTCTTTGTATTTGCAAATCAGGTATCATATATCTTCTCATATTCAGAAGCGAGTGCTGAGCTATTGCCGCTCATTGCAGGATTTATCCAATTGATGTGCCTCTTCATATTGTATGTTCCATTTGGTGCAAGTGCAGGGAATGTATTCCAAGGCCTTGGAAAGGGAACAACTTCCTTTATCTTAACCACATTCAGGGAATTTGTTCTTGTATTGGCATTTGCTTATCTCCTAGGATTCGTATTTAATATGGGAGAGCGTGGAATTTATTACGGTATGCTCATAGGCGGTTTCATAGGTTCTGTAATTGCATATGGATATATTGAATATTATGTGGACAGATTGATTAAAGGAAAAGTGAAAGGGAGCAGGATCTAA